The genomic stretch ATAGGTGCCACCGGGAACTTGGAGATTAATCTTCAAGGTGCTTATCATAAAAAACTCAATAGATCCACCTTGAGTTTTGGTGCGTATATAGGAATGTATTCCAGTTCTTTGGATTATGGGGAGCTCATCGTTGTGAATCCAGAGCCCAATTTGCCAAGCTCGGGCAAGGAAAGCCAGCTAAATTTCAATGTGGGGGCAGGTCTGCTATATGATACACGGAACTATTATATTGGATTAAGTAGTCGGCACCTGAACGAGCCTAATTTTGATTTTGGCGATGGATCATATGAGAATCAACTGAAAAACCATTCTTACCTTTTGCTTGGGTATAGGCTTAGACCGGTGGGACAGTTGGCTATTGAGCCCAGTTTGCTTTTAAAATCAGTGTCTTTTAATAATTTTTCTTATGAAGTGAGCGTTATTGCTACGCATCAAAGTAAGATAAGTGGAGGGTTTGGTTTTAGAGGTGAAGAGGCAGTATCTTTGATTCTGGGATATAGTTTGTTGGCTAATAACTCGCTGAATTTGGGTTATTCTTTTGATTTAGTGTTTAGCGGTGTGGAAGCCAAATCGCCTACCAGTCATGAGTTGATGCTTAGATATAGGTTGACTACAGCTACTAGGGAAGTGCAGCGCGTGATTCAGAGAACACCGAGGTTTAGATTTTAAAATTGATCTAATTCCTTTAATAATCATTGACGGTAGTTTATCCCAGCGTTATATTAAACTATTATTTGGCAGGTTATTTGCATTATTGTGCCAAATTCAGCTAAATTTCGAATCTTGAAAATACTTTACACACCGCAATTAATTGATGAACGAAAAAACGTCATTTATGTATAGAAAAAACAATGTTCGCTTTCTGCCCATTACCCTAGGTTTGGCATTAGTGACGCTTTTGCCGAGTTGTGGTCTTTTCAATAAGAAGGGTTCAGCTAGCGAAAAGATGAATAGAAGAGGAGAGGTGACGGGAGTTCCTAAAAGAACAAGCTGGCAACAAAATCTTCCTTATGATATGGTGCCTGTCAAAGCGGGGACATTTTGGATGGGGCAAGCTGATGAAGATATCGCCTATACCCATTCCTCATTGAATAAGCAGATTACGATTTCTGAATTTTTTATGGACAAATACGAAGTGTCCAATAACAAATACCGCCAATTTTTGGAAGCTGTAAAAAGCGGGACTTATGAAACAGGGACCCCAACTACACTTAAAGACCCTCCCCAGCTGAATTATGATGAGCTTAGACCAGATACTACGGTGTGGTCAACGAGTTTTGCCTATCACTACGGAGATCCATTGATGGAGTTTTACTTCGATCACCCTGCTTTTGATAATTATCCGGTTGTGGGGGTTTCTTGGGACCAGGCAAAAAAATATTGTGAGTGGAGAACCTACCACATGAGAGCTAATGACGACAGCGACTTTGATGGTCCGGCCTTCGAGCTTCCTTCAGAAGCGGAATGGGAGTATGCAGCCAAAGGAGGGAAAGAAGTAGCTAAATACCCCTGGGGCGGTCCATATCTGAAAAACAAAAGGGGTTGTTTGATGGCAAACTTCAAGCCTGGAAGAGGTAATTACATCGATGATGGTTTTGCTTATACTGCTCCTGTAGATGTTTTTGCCCCTAATGGGTATGGATTATACAATATGTCCGGAAATGTCGCTGAATGGGTTTTGGATGCCTATTCTACTACTTCTAGTTCCATTACTTGGGATATGAACCCGGTATATGATGATCCAAACGAACCTAGGAAAGTCGTAAGAGGCGGAAGCTGGAAAGATATAGCCCACTTTTTGGAAACAAGTACAAGAACGTATGAGTACGAAGATGTAGCCCAGGCTCACATTGGCTTCAGGACAAAAATGACATTTATTGGCCGCTCTGGAGCAATGGATGTAAGGAGTTCTACAAGAAGAAGACGATAATAATTTATCCCACAAG from Algoriphagus sp. NG3 encodes the following:
- a CDS encoding type IX secretion system membrane protein PorP/SprF, whose amino-acid sequence is MIQKGHGIYFLRYSFLLFFFFGISLVMAQQDPQFTQYMYNGMYYNPAFAGKDGGFRFSALHRSQWLNYTTNSGQGGAPVTQLLTAQGRLDGKNIGYGLTIVNDQIGATGNLEINLQGAYHKKLNRSTLSFGAYIGMYSSSLDYGELIVVNPEPNLPSSGKESQLNFNVGAGLLYDTRNYYIGLSSRHLNEPNFDFGDGSYENQLKNHSYLLLGYRLRPVGQLAIEPSLLLKSVSFNNFSYEVSVIATHQSKISGGFGFRGEEAVSLILGYSLLANNSLNLGYSFDLVFSGVEAKSPTSHELMLRYRLTTATREVQRVIQRTPRFRF
- the gldK gene encoding gliding motility lipoprotein GldK, which encodes MYRKNNVRFLPITLGLALVTLLPSCGLFNKKGSASEKMNRRGEVTGVPKRTSWQQNLPYDMVPVKAGTFWMGQADEDIAYTHSSLNKQITISEFFMDKYEVSNNKYRQFLEAVKSGTYETGTPTTLKDPPQLNYDELRPDTTVWSTSFAYHYGDPLMEFYFDHPAFDNYPVVGVSWDQAKKYCEWRTYHMRANDDSDFDGPAFELPSEAEWEYAAKGGKEVAKYPWGGPYLKNKRGCLMANFKPGRGNYIDDGFAYTAPVDVFAPNGYGLYNMSGNVAEWVLDAYSTTSSSITWDMNPVYDDPNEPRKVVRGGSWKDIAHFLETSTRTYEYEDVAQAHIGFRTKMTFIGRSGAMDVRSSTRRRR